The Corynebacterium callunae DSM 20147 genomic sequence AAAAGGAGGACCGCAAGCCATATTCGGCTTGCGGTCCTCCTCTATTTTTTCGCTTTTACTGCTTAGTGCTTATCTTCTGCAGTTCCCGCAACTGGGCCGGACTGCTCTGCGTTTTGTGCAGCTGCTTCTTCAGAATCCCACTTGTCGCCATCGTTCTTGGATGGGTTCCAACGAGGAGGAATAGCGTTCTGGTTCTCATCACGCTTGTTCTTAATGATGGAAGCAACAACGGTAATAACCAAGACACCGACGATGAAGATCAAGGAGAAAACGGTGGAAACTTCAGGTACTGAGACAGGCTCGCCACCATTGATGAATGGAAGCTTGTTTTCATGCAGTGCGTGCAGACCCAGCTTTGCACCAATGAACAGCAGGATTAGACCCAAGCCATAAGGCAGGTAAACCAGGCGGTCCAGGAGGCCGTCAAGCAAGAAGTACATCTGACGCAAGCCAAGCAAAGCAAAGGCGTTGGTGGTGAATACGATATAAGGCTCAGCGGTAATACCGTAGATCGCTGGGATGGAGTCCAAAGCGAACATCAGGTCAACCATGCCGATAGAAACCAAAGCCACAAACAGTGGGGTCAGGTGTAGCTTGCCACCGGCGCGGTGGGTGAGCTTATCGCCGTGGTAGCCCTCGGTAACCGGGATAACCTTGCGCAACATCTTAATGACGGCCATGTCATTAGGATCGATCTCTGGGGTTTCACGAACTTCATCCCAGATCAGCTTCACAGCGGTGTAAATCAACCAGATGGAGAAGATGTAGAAGACATCGGACCAAGCTTCAATAACTGCGGCACCGAGCAAAATGAAGACCAAACGGAAGACCAGAGCCAATGCGATACCAATAAGCAGTACCTTCTGCTGGTACTTGCGAGGAATCTTGAAGGCACCCATGATCAAGGCGAAGATGAAGAGGTTATCAACACTCAATGCCTTTTCAGTGACGTAGCCGGTGAAGAACTCGACGCCGTGCTGGTGGGGATTACCCGGCTCACCCCAGGTGAACCACAGGAAGATACCGAAAACACAGGCCAAACCAACGTAGAAAAGGCTCCAATAAGCGGATTCTTTAAGGGTTGGCTCGTGCGGGGTGCGCACGTGGGTATAAAAGTCGAAAATAAAGAACGCAGCAACCACTGCAATGGTGATCACCCAAGTTAACATGTTTACTTCCATGTAAAAAGAACCTCCGGTTCTCGGTCGTTGAAAAAGAACCAGAGGTCTCCCCCACCCTTTTGCGTCTCACGCAGCCTTTAAGAATCAAAAAATGCGGAAGCGAAGTTGGGCCAGTGTGACCGGGAACCCCGACTTTAATAGTTAGGAATTAAGAAAGTCATTGTGGATTCCGTGTTG encodes the following:
- a CDS encoding TerC family protein, producing the protein MEVNMLTWVITIAVVAAFFIFDFYTHVRTPHEPTLKESAYWSLFYVGLACVFGIFLWFTWGEPGNPHQHGVEFFTGYVTEKALSVDNLFIFALIMGAFKIPRKYQQKVLLIGIALALVFRLVFILLGAAVIEAWSDVFYIFSIWLIYTAVKLIWDEVRETPEIDPNDMAVIKMLRKVIPVTEGYHGDKLTHRAGGKLHLTPLFVALVSIGMVDLMFALDSIPAIYGITAEPYIVFTTNAFALLGLRQMYFLLDGLLDRLVYLPYGLGLILLFIGAKLGLHALHENKLPFINGGEPVSVPEVSTVFSLIFIVGVLVITVVASIIKNKRDENQNAIPPRWNPSKNDGDKWDSEEAAAQNAEQSGPVAGTAEDKH